The proteins below come from a single Candidatus Cloacimonadota bacterium genomic window:
- a CDS encoding ABC transporter permease: MHFIESVGSSFQNIFTHKLRSSLTLLGIVIGVFAVVTMFSSVYGLKQLITEKMADMGWNNSLIIYPSSGEESGRSRRRFRFRYIRREAKPLTFSDYEMLKSETRSKSIYGYINSYDKFYYNEIEGRVRISATNNEFFQNKTYVLQKGRFFNTFEERNAVKVCIIGYYFADRYFKQDDPIDKMITVGENRYKIIGILAEDILNKDGMDFNRWERYHDLRSVYIPLSTGSMYLRNDNAIDYIYIQAYDGKSFWKLKTQVTQKLLAKHKMTRDFTFNDVGALMYQITNEIGEMMKKWNITLSAIASISLIVGGIGLFSTLLISINERMMEIGIRKSIGATNLDILFLFLMESIILALLGSFVGIAISTVVVQIIAKAINFSFPIPIEGVLLGLGFAFGIGLLSGLYPSIKASKIDPIKAIYYFE; encoded by the coding sequence ATGCATTTTATTGAAAGTGTCGGAAGCAGTTTTCAGAATATTTTTACTCACAAGCTGCGTTCATCATTAACTTTGCTGGGAATTGTGATCGGAGTTTTCGCTGTTGTTACTATGTTTTCCAGCGTTTATGGTTTAAAGCAGCTTATTACTGAAAAAATGGCAGATATGGGATGGAATAATTCGCTTATCATCTATCCCAGCAGTGGAGAAGAATCAGGACGTTCACGCCGAAGATTCCGTTTCCGTTATATTCGCCGAGAAGCAAAACCACTTACCTTTTCCGATTATGAAATGCTGAAAAGTGAGACAAGATCAAAATCAATTTATGGATACATAAATTCTTACGATAAATTTTATTATAATGAGATAGAAGGCAGAGTTCGCATAAGTGCTACAAATAATGAATTCTTTCAAAACAAAACCTATGTTTTACAGAAAGGACGTTTCTTTAATACATTTGAAGAAAGAAATGCAGTAAAGGTTTGTATTATCGGATATTATTTTGCCGATCGTTATTTCAAGCAGGATGATCCAATCGATAAAATGATCACAGTCGGTGAAAATCGCTATAAAATCATTGGAATTCTGGCAGAAGATATTTTAAACAAAGATGGAATGGATTTTAATCGCTGGGAAAGATATCATGATCTCAGGTCGGTTTATATTCCACTCTCCACAGGATCGATGTATTTAAGAAATGATAATGCGATAGATTATATTTATATTCAGGCTTATGATGGAAAATCGTTCTGGAAATTGAAGACACAGGTTACCCAGAAACTTCTGGCAAAGCACAAAATGACACGTGATTTCACCTTCAACGACGTGGGAGCATTGATGTATCAGATCACCAACGAAATAGGCGAAATGATGAAAAAATGGAATATCACCTTATCTGCCATAGCTTCTATCTCGCTGATCGTGGGTGGAATCGGACTTTTCAGTACATTGCTGATTTCTATAAATGAAAGAATGATGGAAATCGGAATACGAAAAAGTATTGGCGCTACTAATCTGGATATTCTCTTTCTTTTTTTGATGGAATCAATTATTTTAGCATTGTTGGGAAGTTTTGTTGGAATAGCAATTTCTACTGTGGTAGTTCAGATAATTGCCAAAGCGATCAATTTCAGTTTTCCAATTCCGATCGAAGGAGTATTGTTAGGGCTTGGTTTT
- the topA gene encoding type I DNA topoisomerase, producing MSKNLIIVESPAKAKTIGKFLHNKYNIKASMGHVRDLPKNNFGVNTADDFDAKYIIDPKKRKVITELKKAAKEADEIFLASDHDREGEAIAWHLVQVLKKEISEKPVHRIVFNEITRNAIQKAMQKPGTIDDKKVQSQQARRILDRIVGYNISPLLWKIITKNLSAGRVQSVALRIVCEREEEIIKFIPKEYWNIEAILFRDQLEAFKASLQKFKGKKAKLNDKTSTDEVLQNIKDKQFIISKIKESTRKIHPSPPYITSTLQQDAARLLRFSAKRTMQVAQQLYEGIDLDGDTVGLITYMRTDSLRIANEALKSCRALVKERYGEKKLHSKTRVYKTKSSAQDAHEAIRATNPFHTPESISKFLNKDQMKLYTLIWQKFVATQMIPVTLKSKNLTIEIGDAEFGATGSTIIENGFLDAFPHTRVILGEKIDKGYAEKDVLECKNLDAIQQFTKPPSRFTEAALIKELESLGIGRPSTYATITNTIQVRKYVFLKERKFHPTELGLTVNKFLVSNFSEFFNVKFTAEMEECLDKIEYGEVDKVELLRSYYNSVNDSIKKVDFKDAKKEVSEETDIDCDKCGNKMHLKWGKNGQFLACSNFPECKNIKNFTRNDNGKIEIVEPEKIDEKCPKCGGELMQRSGKYGDFISCSNFPKCKFTKPITLGIKCPDCEDGEITEKKNKKGRYFYSCTNYPKCKFITNSKPVDLSCPSCGNYYLEEKNNKKKGSYKKCPKCGEEVY from the coding sequence ATTAAAGCTTCGATGGGGCATGTGCGCGATCTTCCCAAAAATAATTTTGGTGTAAATACAGCAGATGATTTTGATGCGAAATACATCATAGATCCCAAAAAACGCAAAGTAATTACCGAACTGAAAAAAGCTGCCAAAGAAGCAGATGAAATCTTTCTGGCGAGTGACCATGACCGTGAAGGAGAAGCTATTGCCTGGCATCTGGTTCAAGTGCTGAAAAAAGAGATATCAGAAAAACCTGTGCACCGAATCGTTTTTAACGAGATCACCAGAAATGCGATTCAGAAAGCAATGCAAAAACCAGGTACGATAGATGATAAAAAAGTGCAATCTCAACAAGCGCGACGTATTTTGGACAGGATCGTAGGCTACAATATAAGTCCGTTACTCTGGAAGATCATCACCAAAAATTTGAGTGCAGGCAGAGTGCAGTCTGTTGCACTACGCATAGTTTGTGAAAGAGAAGAAGAAATTATAAAATTCATTCCCAAGGAATATTGGAATATTGAAGCTATTCTATTCCGCGATCAACTGGAAGCTTTCAAAGCATCACTGCAGAAATTCAAAGGTAAGAAAGCAAAATTGAATGATAAAACATCTACAGATGAAGTTCTGCAAAACATAAAAGACAAACAATTTATAATTTCTAAAATAAAAGAATCAACACGTAAGATCCATCCTTCACCACCTTATATCACCAGCACATTGCAGCAGGATGCAGCAAGACTTTTGAGATTCTCTGCCAAAAGAACAATGCAGGTTGCTCAACAACTTTATGAAGGAATAGATCTGGATGGCGATACAGTTGGTTTGATAACTTATATGAGAACGGATTCGCTGCGAATAGCCAATGAAGCATTAAAATCTTGTAGAGCATTGGTAAAAGAACGTTACGGAGAAAAGAAACTTCATTCCAAAACTCGAGTTTACAAAACGAAAAGTAGTGCTCAAGATGCTCACGAAGCGATTCGAGCTACAAATCCATTTCATACTCCGGAATCGATCTCTAAATTCCTGAATAAAGATCAGATGAAACTTTACACGCTTATCTGGCAGAAATTCGTAGCAACTCAAATGATACCTGTAACTTTGAAATCAAAAAATCTGACAATAGAGATCGGTGATGCTGAATTTGGAGCAACAGGAAGCACAATAATTGAAAATGGATTTCTGGATGCTTTTCCTCACACCAGAGTTATCTTAGGAGAGAAGATCGATAAAGGTTATGCTGAAAAAGATGTTCTGGAATGTAAAAATCTGGATGCTATTCAGCAGTTTACCAAACCACCTTCCCGTTTTACCGAAGCTGCACTCATCAAAGAACTAGAATCTCTTGGAATTGGCAGGCCTTCTACTTATGCTACTATCACAAATACCATCCAGGTAAGAAAATACGTTTTTCTAAAAGAACGTAAATTCCATCCAACTGAACTGGGTTTGACTGTGAACAAATTCCTGGTTTCCAACTTTTCTGAATTCTTTAACGTAAAGTTTACAGCTGAAATGGAAGAGTGTCTGGATAAGATCGAATACGGAGAAGTTGATAAGGTTGAACTGCTTCGATCTTATTACAACTCGGTAAATGATTCGATTAAAAAAGTCGATTTTAAAGATGCCAAAAAAGAAGTGAGTGAAGAAACAGATATAGATTGTGATAAGTGTGGAAATAAAATGCATCTTAAATGGGGAAAGAACGGTCAGTTCCTGGCTTGTTCCAATTTTCCAGAATGTAAAAATATTAAGAATTTCACAAGAAATGACAATGGCAAGATCGAAATAGTGGAACCAGAAAAGATCGATGAAAAATGCCCGAAATGCGGGGGAGAGCTTATGCAGCGTTCCGGCAAGTACGGTGATTTTATTTCATGTTCCAACTTTCCAAAATGTAAATTTACCAAACCAATAACTCTCGGCATTAAATGCCCCGATTGTGAAGATGGTGAAATTACAGAAAAGAAAAATAAAAAAGGTAGATATTTCTATTCCTGCACGAATTACCCGAAATGCAAATTTATAACTAATTCCAAACCGGTTGATCTATCCTGTCCTTCTTGTGGAAATTACTATTTGGAAGAAAAAAATAACAAGAAAAAAGGTTCTTATAAAAAATGCCCGAAATGCGGGGAAGAAGTTTATTGA